One Notolabrus celidotus isolate fNotCel1 chromosome 18, fNotCel1.pri, whole genome shotgun sequence DNA window includes the following coding sequences:
- the jmjd1cb gene encoding probable JmjC domain-containing histone demethylation protein 2C isoform X5: protein MQGPYSLNGYRVRVYRQDSATQWFTGIITHHDLFSRNMVVMNDQVLEPQNVDPSMIQMTFLDDVVHSLLKGENIGITSRRRSRSSQNNNTAHMAGGRPSGTTGNTQSHYTRAQANSPRPIMTSSGPNPKGSQGTLASQQQSQSQQSQQTASQSHNSPSGSGRELREQRSSRSSRRKGSDSSVPEEDKDRKEETTGRADSKSKAKQAVNKRRKGEEDEKKAGLKRLKTDMTSDLSESSDSENPHNKRAVHSSCSSSSSSSSSSSSSSSSSSSEPNSENELKTRSSDVKPSSVTRKEEEEKPPKQSPKMNDSSSLIGRLSPWAELQVAEDSKKGVVKESGKLISKEEEELVAVTQITQAPRQPTPVITEGSVIESSKNTVKGSSRSQTPSLSNLHSGAVIDITDDAQATVHQESSEAVSALLASEKAESTSLSPYLPLNPSPVSSPPVPPSPCPSEGGRRTDIEPPMQQPQQQGVIGGGMTAARSISSKIEFAPSEVIRPVTSIAENVVLVEKEKPTPPHPHLHLHQQQQQHQQHTQQQQQQQHYPSVHPSIKSPSLSEETRKRHQQQQQQQQQQQQQQQQQQQQPPPPLRMNTVLPPEMSKSRMSPNPSPAQLDSLKQKHPHPNNSQCHLFPNTNPSDLLKAKPHPGLLDISKPKPNTSPEVSKHKIPRYSDTSPPPSGNLSTKIELIEPPRSGFKPVPMRLDSGITSSSTKSPLIIDKNETFTVYRDPALVRSDAENSASANHVAAYLHPHLHTLHSPSPHSPCLTPASHPHAASHLLAPPHTSALPHPHLLPPGVLPAMPPPAASLLGGHPRLDSPSSLGHLALPHPAAAHQQQFLQGQGHPSPALLAQAHGGAAGLGLYPILWQYPNGTPASYPPGLNLPPSAKWVHPENPVSVNSEVSLRRNTASPWLHQTAGGAGDSLGLLSHVPVRPASADPHRPIKIHTHASPPLTKASMDLHKEDSIRTLTLAQLKQEQTDRSRTPTGKEVHLHRLYLDPHCKARQANTQDAVQAAERASKYKEENRQILKESIEVAPYTAKIQRSSEPGMDRDRERSRDQAFPVRIPALASPSPKPSHAHPHVIQSEKSNYFTTLSNSVVNEPPRLYPSKELSSYYEKNSVGNPGVVAAVGAAVSGQGALTLGSYSSKSSLCKPPPLIKHQPEGGEGLAGKITEQLSQQVTLVQQHHQHHAGMDRMERRSPAISPSPSASSAYSSASNHHHHHPHHHHHQQQQQQQQHQLQLRAMPSLHRAPVFHPPTQHALERKEAADREREREKERERERERAGYGGRLSPPTLTPIQPVSLAASGNKTSAEQQKPPTLLPELRDIKGHGHITAVTSVASVISGEALTDGWRGGDMIQERGGSFSGEKGVSRVKPQAAMASVIVRPSTSMRYDGSVGANKSGAMIYKELPHGRFYQSKLQGECSRLGDGVRDIGASRVILPNSNLDDMCLQYKKTSMRGMQGIMGADTINSVCRTAVPGASAFSMQIKSGPHISELGYPVSNRVDMSTPKTGNGGWMLNHSGPGEHQEGLGSRTTSPAGSLPPPSPAGTPQPSPSLTPTPSSISGSTQPYSSAFVHLKKHKAALAAAQSRSNFSTAPTSIITGNSSQTVDLMDKPPTHSSPPPPSSSQASCSSVDSGSCSSASGSTTPGKSSPLPNGHTSGSSSSSSGQPSNYHKLKKAWLTRHSEEDRNTTATTSSTTSTTSKPEKLPTITSTSTSNATAMSDMIKPCTVNLSASTSSEVEMSKDSTSKAERERQPEEKSGAASGGGEERKAAPLSRRANKRTYESGSESGGDDSDASESKMEGRAKRQPKPTYKKKQNDMAKKKGDNEKDEDDVKPNGIFRSAREKTKLKLASSNGIPRSVLKDWRKVKKLKQTGESFLQDDSCSEIGPNLQKCRECRVIRSKKGEEPAHSPVFCRFYYFRRLSYSKNGVIRMDGFSSPDQFDDEALTMWIPGGLDESHLDQTTAKYILSFIGDKFCQMVVIENTAATWIKKDAKMAWKRAVRGVREMCDACEATLFNIHWVCQKCGFVVCLDCYKAKERRSSKDKELYAWLKCVKGQPHDHKHLMPTQIIPGTVLTELVASMHSLREKHKIKSHCPCTNKQNLLTKLPATNGVSQVLQNVLNHSNKLSLVKAEPGSQQNSDQGGTKAETNGGGVGGSSPGSDPGSSPVTPPESQSPLHFLADLAEQKSREEKKENKESVILGKAVKEDKAVDSLEVLQQCKATSLVANSTEQGSTLRDLLTTTAGKLKLGSTDAGIAFAPVYSAASQTGKGGRSMPNILDDIIASVVENKIPASRQNITTKLSIKEPIKLEPVTQGGNNNNNSSSATASAEDIKPEKKKPVPVTAAAQEDSTNQYPDIPHCWLNNRKLLWLKDHRNQNNWKLFREGWKHGQPVLVSGIHKRLNPTLWKAESFNQEFADHQGDLLNCKDQVVSNSGIKEFWDGFEDITKRPKSKDGEPMVYRLKDWPSGEEFMALMPSRYDDLMKNLPLPEYSDPEGNLNLASHLPSFFVRPDLGPRLCCAYGVAASQDQDFGTANLHVEVSDVVSVLVYVGVAKGNGVLSKTGVLKRLEEEDLDEGVRRRLKDSSETPGALWHIYLNRDLDKMRDFLHKVCKEQGLDVSPEQDPIREQGLYLSRKQRQRLLDEHGVQGWTVVQFLGDSVLIPAGAMHQVQNLHSCVQVINDFVSPEHVANSFHLTQELRPNKEEVNYEDKLQVKNILFHCVKEAVSALKRGSSEEDDEEENS from the exons ATGCAAG GTCCCTATTCATTGAATGGCTACCGCGTGCGAGTGTACAGACAAGACTCAGCCACCCAGTGGTTCACTGGAATCATTACACACCACGACCTCTTCAGTCGAAACATGGTCGTTATGAATGACCAG GTGCTAGAGCCTCAGAACGTGGATCCGTCTATGATCCAGATGACCTTTTTGGATGATGTGGTCCATTCCCTGCTAAAAGGAGAAAACATCGGCATCACTTCCAGACGGAGGTCCAGATCCagccaaaacaacaacactgcccAC ATGGCGGGAGGGAGACCCAGCGGGACCACTGGCAACACTCAG AGTCATTACACACGAGCCCAAGCCAACAGTCCCCGCCcaataatgacatcatcaggccCCAACCCGAAAGGCTCCCAGGGGACCCTGGCCTCCCAACAGCAGAGCCAATCACAGCAAAGCCAGCAAACTGCCAGCCAATCCCACAACTCCCCCAGCGGCAGCGGGCGGGAGCTGAGAGAACAGCGCAGCTCTCGCTCCTCCAGGAGGAAAGGATCAGATAGCAGTGTTCCAGAGGAGGACAAGGACAGGAAAGAGGAGACCACAGGGAGAG CAGACTCAAAGTCGAAGGCCAAGCAGGCCGTGAACAAACGCAGGAAGGGCGAGGAAGACGAGAAGAAGGCAGGTCTTAAAAGGCTGAAGACTGACATGACCTCCGACCTGTCCGAGAGCAGCGACTCCGAAAACCCCCACAACAAGAGGGCTGTCCACTCCTCGTGctcttcttcctcatcctcctcatcatcatcatcttcctcttcctcctcctcttcgtcagAGCCCAACTCTGAGAACGAGCTCAAGACTCGCAGCTCTGACGTCAAACCAAGCAGTGTTAccagaaaggaggaagaggagaagccACCGAAGCAGAGCCCCAAAATGAATGATTCCTCCTCCCTGATTGGCCGTCTATCCCCGTGGGCGGAGCTTCAGGTAGCAGAGGACAGCAAGAAGGGCGTTGTTAAGGAATCAGGCAAATTGATatcaaaggaggaggaggagctggtcGCAGTTACACAGATCACGCAGGCTCCTCGACAGCCGACGCCTGTGATAACTGAGGGCAGCGTTATAGAGAGCAGCAAGAACACTGTGAAAG GGTCATCCCGATCCCAGACGCCGTCGCTGTCCAATCTCCACAGCGGGGCTGTGATCGACATCACGGATGACGCTCAGGCAACGGTACACCAGGAGAGTTCAGAGGCGGTGTCAGCGCTGCTCGCCTCCGAGAAGGCTGAGTCCACATCCCTATCACCTTACCTCCCCCTCAACCCCTCTCCCGTCTCCTCGCCTCCTGTCCCTCCTTCTCCCTGTCCATCAGAAGGAGGCCGCAGGACAGATATCGAGCCTCCCATgcagcagccgcagcagcaAGGCGTTATCGGAGGGGGCATGACAGCAGCGAGGAGCATAAGCAGCAAGATTGAGTTTGCACCCTCGGAGGTCATCAG GCCTGTCACGTCGATAGCAGAGAATGTTGTTCTGGTAGAGAAGGAGAAACCTACACCccctcatcctcatcttcatcttcatcaacagcagcagcagcatcagcaacacacacaacaacagcaacagcaacaacactACCCATCTGTTCACCCCAGCATTAAGAGCCCGTCTCTGTCTGAGGAGACGAGAAAAcgccatcagcagcagcagcagcagcagcagcagcagcagcagcagcagcaacagcagcagcagcagcccccaCCCCCCCTCAGGATGAACACAGTCCTTCCCCCTGAAATGTCCAAATCCAGAATGAGCCCCAACCCCAGCCCGGCTCAGCTTGActctttaaaacagaaacacccCCACCCTAACAACTCTCAATGCCATCTCTTCCCTAACACAAACCCATCTGACCTTCTCAAGGCTAAGCCCCACCCGGGCCTGCTGGACAtctccaaacccaaacccaacaCCTCCCCCGAGGTGTCAAAACATAAAATACCGAGGTATTCTGACACGTCTCCTCCCCCGTCAGGAAATTTGTCCACTAAAATAGAATTAATAGAACCTCCCCGGTCTGGTTTTAAGCCGGTGCCGATGCGGTTGGACTCTGGGATCACGAGCAGTAGCACCAAGAGCCCCCTGATCATCGACAAGAACGAGACCTTCACTGTTTACAGGGACCCAGCACTGGTCCGCTCAGACGCAGAGAACTCTGCCTCTGCCAACCACGTGGCAGCCTATCTCCACCCCCATCTGCACACCCTCCATTCCCCGTCTCCTCACTCCCCTTGCCTCACCCCTGCATCTCACCCCCACGCTGCCTCCCACCTCCTCGCCCCGCCCCACACCTCAGCCCTACCTCACCCTCACCTGTTACCGCCTGGAGTGCTCCCGGCCATGCCTCCTCCTGCAGCGTCTCTCCTCGGAGGACACCCTCGGCTGGACTCCCCCAGCAGTTTAGGTCATCTCGCTCTGCCTCACCCAGCAGCCGCACACCAGCAGCAGTTCTTACAG GGTCAGGGACACCCGTCACCAGCTCTACTGGCCCAGGCTCACGGTGGGGCAGCTGGACTGGGCCTGTATCCCATTCTCTGGCAGTACCCCAATGGGACACCAGCCTCCTACCCCCCTGGACTCAACCTGCCCCCTTCAGCCAAGTGGGTCCACCCTGAAAATCCTGTCTCCGTGAATTCTGAGGTCTCTCTCAGGAGG aaCACAGCCAGTCCATGGCTGCACCAGACAGCTGGTGGTGCTGGTGACAGCCTGGGTTTACTGAGCCATGTTCCCGTAAGACCAGCCAGTGCCGACCCCCACCGCCCTATCAAGatccacacacacgcaagcCCTCCCCTCACAAAGGCCAGCATGGACCTCCATAAAGA AGACTCGATCAGGACGTTAACGTTGGCCCAGCTGAAGCAGGAGCAGACGGACAGGAGTCGAACCCCCACAGGGAAAGAAGTCCACCTCCACCGCCTCTACTTGGACCCTCACTGCAAAGCTCGCCAGGCAAATACACAG GATGCAGTTCAGGCAGCAGAGCGAGCCAGCAAGTACAAAGAGGAGAACCGCCAAATCCTGAAAGAGAGCATCGAGGTAGCTCCCTACACGGCTAAGATCCAGCGCTCCAGTGAACCCGGGATGGAccgggacagagagaggagcagagatcaAGCCTTCCCGGTCCGAATACCAGCCCTCGCCTCCCCGAGCCCCAAGCCCAGCCACGCCCACCCCCACGTCATCCAATCAGAAAAGAGTAACTACTTCACCACGCTGTCTAACAGTGTAGTGAACGAGCCTCCGAGACTTTACCCCTCCAAGGAACTCAGCTCATACTATGAGAAAAACTCTGTGGGAAATCCTGGGGTCGTGGCCGCTGTTGGAGCCGCTGTATCCGGTCAAGGTGCTCTGACGCTGGGAAGCTACAGCTCCAAATCTTCCCTGTGTAAGCCCCCACCGCTGATCAAGCACCagccagagggaggagaggggttaGCCGGGAAGATCACCGAGCAGCTGAGCCAGCAGGTGACTCTAGTCCAGCAGCATCATCAGCACCATGCAGGGATGGACAGGATGGAGCGACGCAGCCCTGCCATCTCTCCTTCcccctctgcatcctcagcctacTCCTCAGCTTCcaaccaccaccatcaccacccccaccaccaccaccaccaacagcagcagcagcagcagcagcaccaactcCAGCTCAGGGCAATGCCATCCCTCCACCGAGCGCCCGTCTTCCACCCGCCTACCCAGCACGCCCTGGAACGCAAAGAGGCtgcagatagagagagggaacGGGAGAAGGAGCGTGaacgagagagggagagagcaggcTATGGCGGACGTCTGTCTCCACCCACGCTAACACCTATccagccagttagcttagcagcGTCTGGCAATAAAACATCAGCAGAGCAACAGAAGCCCCCCACACTGCTACCAGAACTCAGGGACATCAAAGGTCATGGACACATCACGGCTGTCACCTCTGTGGCCTCAGTCATCAGTGGGGAGGCTTTGACGGACGGGTGGAGGGGTGGAGACATGAttcaggagagaggaggctcGTTCTCTGGAGAGAAAGGTGTGTCGAGGGTCAAGCCTCAAGCAGCAATGGCGTCAGTCATTGTGCGCCCATCCACATCGATGAGATATGACGGTTCTGTCGGTGCTAACAAATCTGGTGCTATGATCTATAAGGAACTTCCTCACGGGAGGTTCTACCAGTCCAAGCTTCAGGGGGAATGTTCCAGACTGGGGGACGGTGTCAGAGATATCGGAGCCAGCAGGGTGATCCTACCCAACTCAAACCTGGACGACATGTGTCTCCAGTATAAAAAGACTTCTATGCGTGGCATGCAGGGAATCATGGGCGCTGATACAATAAACTCTGTGTGCAGGACTGCAGTGCCGGGGGCCTCAGCTTTTAGCATGCAGATCAAGAGCGGGCCTCACATCTCTGAGCTGGGCTACCCAGTGTCAAATCGAGTGGATATGTCAACCCCTAAAACTGGCAACGGTGGATGGATGCTGAACCACTCAGGACCGGGAGAGCACCAGGAGGGGTTAGGATCCCGCACCACATCTCCAGCGGGGTCACTGCCTCCCCCTAGTCCAGCAGGGACGCCACAGCCTAGTCCAAGCCTCACCCCAACACCGAGCTCCATTTCTGGCTCCACTCAACCTTACTCCTCTGCCTTTGTCCACCTTAAGAAGCACAAAGCTGCCTTAGCTGCAGCCCAATCCAGGAGCAACTTCTCTACTGCTCCAACCTCCATCATAACTGGAAACTCCTCCCAAACCGTTGACTTGATGGACAAACCCCCCACTCACAGCTCGCCTCCTCCGCCTTCCTCCAGCCAAGCCTCGTGCTCTTCAGTCGACAGCGGTAGCTGCAGCTCAGCAAGCGGGAGCACGACACCAGGCAAATCCAGTCCCCTCCCTAATGGCCACACCTCCGGGTCGTCCTCCTCCAGCAGTGGACAGCCCAGTAACTATCACAAGCTGAAGAAAGCCTGGTTAACCCGGCACTCAGAAGAGGACAGGAACACCACCGCTACCACAAGCTCCACCACTTCCACCACTTCCAAACCAGAGAAACTGCCCACCATCACCAGCACCAGCACAAGTAATGCCACCGCCATGTCTGACATGATCAAGCCCTGCACAGTCAACCTCAGCGCCTCCACCTCCAGCGAGGTGGAGATGAGCAAAGACAGCACAAGcaaagctgagagagagagacagccgGAGGAGAAGTCAGGAGCAGCatcaggaggaggggaggaaaggaAGGCCGCCCCGTTATCACGACGAGCGAACAAACGGACATATGAGTCGGGTTCAGAGAGCGGTGGAGATGACTCTGACGCCAGTGAGAGCAAGATGGAGGGCAGAGCCAAGCGTCAGCCTAAACCAACCTACAAGAAGAAACAGAACGACATGGCCAAGAAGAAGGGAGACAACGAGAAGGACGAGGATGATGTGAAGCCCAATGGCATCTTCAGATCAGCCCGAGAGAAAACCAAGCTCAAACTGGCCAGCAGCA ATGGGATCCCGCGCTCCGTCCTGAAAGACTGGAGGAaggtgaagaagctgaagcaGACGGGGGAGTCATTCCTGCAGGACGACTCGTGTTCAGAAATCGGGCCCAACCTGCAGAAGTGTCGCGAGTGCAGAGTGATCCGCAGCAAGAAGGGCGAGGAGCCGGCACATTCCCCCGTGTTCTGTCGCTTCTACTATTTCAGACG ACTCTCTTACAGTAAAAATGGAGTCATCCGGATGGATGGCTTCTCTTCTCCAGACCAGTTTGACGATGAAGCCCTGACCATGTGGATCCCCGGGGGGTTGGATGAAAGCCACCTAGACCAAACCACTGCCAAGTACATCCTCAGCTTCATAGGAGACAAGTTCTGTCAGATGGTTGTGATCGAGAACACTGCAGCCACTTGGATAAAGAAGGATG CCAAAATGGCCTGGAAGCGAGCTGTGAGGGGGGTCAGGGAGATGTGTGACGCCTGCGAGGCAACACTCTTCAACATCCACTGGGTCTGTCAGAAGTGTGGCTTCGTTgtctgcttggactgctacaAGGCTAAGGAGAGAAGGAGCTCCAAAG ATAAAGAACTGTACGCCTGGCTCAAGTGTGTGAAAGGCCAACCTCATGATCACAAACACCTGATGCCGACACAGATCATCCCTGGCACAG TGTTGACAGAGTTGGTGGCTTCAATGCACTCtctgagagaaaaacacaaaatcaaatccCACTGTCCCTGCACCAACAAACAGAACCTGCTCACCAAGCTACCAGCCACCAACGGAGTCTCACAG GTTCTGCAGAACGTCCTGAACCACAGCAACAAACTGTCTCTGGTGAAAGCCGAGCCGGGCTCTCAGCAGAACTCCGACCAAGGAGGAACCAAGGCCGAGACCAACGGAGGAGGTGTAGGAGGAAGCAGTCCAGGCAGTGACCCAGGAAGCTCTCCCGTCACCCCTCCAGAGTCCCAGTCCCCTCTGCACTTCCTGGCTGACCTGGCAGAGCAGAAATCcagggaggagaagaaag aaaacaaagagtCAGTTATTCTGGGTAAAGCTGTGAAGGAGGACAAGGCGGTGGACAGCCTGGAGGTCCTGCAGCAGTGTAAAGCTACCTCCCTGGTGGCTAACAGTACAGAGCAGGGCTCCACCCTCAGAGACCTGCTCACCACCACAGCAGGGAAGCTGAAGCTGGGCTCTACTGATGCAGGGATTGCCTTCGCACCTGTTTActctgctgcttcacag ACCGGGAAAGGTGGGCGCTCCATGCCTAATATCCTCGATGACATCATTGCATCAGTAGTAGAGAATAAAATCCCCGCCAGTCGCCAGAACATCACCACCaaactgtcaatcaaagagcCTATCAAGCTGGAGCCCGTCACCCAGGggggcaacaacaacaacaacagcagctctgcCACGGCCAGTGCTGAGGATATcaaaccagagaagaagaaaccagTGCCTGTTACCGCAGCAGCACAAGAGGACTCGACCAACCAGTACCCAGACATCCCCCACTGCTGGTTAAACAACAGGAAGTTACTGTGGCTGAAAGATCACCGCAACCAGAACAACTGGAAGCTGTTCAGAGAGGGCTGGAAACATGGACAG CCTGTGTTGGTGTCAGGGATCCACAAGAGACTCAATCCCACTCTGTGGAAAGCTGAATCTTTCAACCAGGAGTTTGCAGACCACCAGGGAGACCTGCTGAACTGCAAAGACCAGGTAGTGTCCAACTCTGGGATCAAGGAGTTCTGGGACGGGTTCGAGGACATCACCA AGCGGCCAAAGTCCAAGGATGGAGAGCCGATGGTGTACAGACTGAAGGACTGGCCGTCTGGAGAGGAGTTTATGGCGCTCATGCCTTcaag ATACGATGACTTGATGAAGAACCTGCCCCTACCTGAGTACTCGGATCCAGAGGGCAACCTCAACCTGGCCTCCCACCTGCCGTCTTTCTTTGTCAGGCCAGACCTGGGGCCAAGATTATGCTGTGCCTATG GTGTGGCTGCATCTCAGGACCAGGATTTTGGGACTGCAAACCTCCA